In Rana temporaria chromosome 3, aRanTem1.1, whole genome shotgun sequence, a single window of DNA contains:
- the LOC120930812 gene encoding E3 ubiquitin-protein ligase TRIM21-like, with amino-acid sequence MASADLRAELKCAVCLKIYTNPVMLKCGHNFCWDCISRVLDTQEESGDYVCPVCRKGSRSRPELHRNITLHNIVAHFLSAQPDQESGVFCTHCVDSPVLAVRSCLHCEVSMCNKHVRVHKKSPEHILCAPILSMERHTGHKVVSLNEACGKKELLRNVLKKLLTKREEMEERVQSLQEHRRKVEEAAGDTERVRHQKDLEKRVLEDISEAADLLLDVNTVFKYLHISDDKKTVSGSELYQYYPETPERFQYCPQVMSIQSFSSGRHYWEVKVGGSQNWIVGMCYPSIDRGELLLSEIGEDNKSWGLYRGNDHYWVAHNSDEIPLSANLSSNRVGIYLDYEAGRISFYDMCDPIRHIHTYTTTFTEPLHAVLGVWLYKDMWGGIMRCDNSTQSLVTSETGSGIGLLFNQCF; translated from the exons ATggcgtctgctgatctgagagcTGAGCTGAAATGTGCCGTCTGTCTGAAAATTTATACCAATCCCGTAATGCTGAAATGTGGACACAACTTCTGCTGGGACTGTATTTCTCGTGTGCTGGATACACAGGAGGAATCTGGAGATTACGTCTGTCCTGTATGTAGAAAAGGGTCCAGGAGTCGTCCTGAACTGCACAGGAACATAACGCTACATAACATAGTggcgcacttcctgtctgctcagCCAGATCAGGAGTCCGGGGTCTTCTGTACTCACTGTGTGGACTCTCCTGTACTCGCTGTTAGATCTTGTCTACACTGTGAGGTTTCTATGTGTAATAAACACGTGAGAGTCCACAAAAAGTCCCCAGAACACATCTTATGTGCCCCCATCTTGTCCATGGAGA GACACACAGGACATAAGGTGGTCTCGCTTAATGAGGCCTGTGGGAAGAAGGAGCTGCTGAGGAATGTTCTGAAGAAACTTCTGACAAAGAGAGAGGAGATGGAggaaagagtccagagtctgcaggaacacaggaggaaAGTAGAAGAAGCAGCTGGTGACACCGAGAGAGTCAGACATCAGAAAGACCTGGAGAAGAGAGTCCTGGAGGACATCTCCG AAGCTGCAGACTTATTACTGGATGTAAACACAGTCTTTAAATATCTCCATATATCAGATGACAAGAAAACTGTATCTGGGTCAGAATTATACCAGTATTACCCAGAAACCCCAGAGAGATTTCAGTATTGTCCTCAGGTGATGAGCATTCAGAGTTTCTCctcagggagacattactgggaagtgAAAGTTGGAGGATCTCAGAATTGGATAGTTGggatgtgttaccccagtatagaCAGGGGGGAATTACTTCTCTCAGAGATTGGAGAGGATAACAAGTCCTGGGGTTTGTACAGGGGTAATGATCACTATTGGGTGGCACATAACAGTGATGAGATCCCTTTATCTGCCAATCTCTCCAGTAACAGAGTTGGGATAtatctggattatgaggccgggcggATCTCCTTTTATGATATGTGTGACCCGATCCGACACATCCATACCtacaccaccaccttcactgagcccctccacGCTGTGTTGGGTGTTTGGCTCTATAAAGATATGTGGGGGGGAATAATGAGGTGTGATAACTCCACCCAGAGTCTGGTGACATCAGAGACAGGCAGTGGGATTGGTTTATTGTTCAACCAATGCTTTTAG